The Kitasatospora sp. NBC_00374 genome has a segment encoding these proteins:
- a CDS encoding PQQ-binding-like beta-propeller repeat protein codes for MAPAEPTPSAPPMAGISGLTEEFPSGAGPVEPTVDVVAGRTDPGRPTRRALVGAGTAGAALLGLGLYARGFSRPDPRPPVPAPRFAGPSPLWTYRGAERAAPDRLGPGARAPLFPTATAVDVLDPATGARRLRLPLSADGPPVYGSGRSWLLAPTAERVFSLADGRLDSHDLRTGRPDRPVELAGLLGGGRVTSHSLLGTDGRSLICTAALAPTAAAGPTEALFAVDPASGRLVWSRSRREQESLLLRTALLDGRLFALDTGERLVAVDTRDGRTLWRAPAGPSVSWLAPLPDRICLGVDSGDLRVLAALDGSPLPSPVRPPEATWRYLPPITDGRALYAVRSDGEIAALSPEDGRLLWSCALPYRVDLRSVPLVVGRVLYVPGGADNGVTAVDVADGRILWTFTDGLPGVDVWWLGTDGERLFAGHDSVLHALPTA; via the coding sequence GTGGCACCAGCCGAGCCGACGCCCTCCGCCCCGCCGATGGCCGGTATCTCCGGTCTGACCGAGGAGTTCCCGTCCGGCGCCGGGCCGGTGGAGCCGACGGTCGATGTGGTCGCCGGCCGGACCGACCCCGGCCGGCCCACCCGCAGGGCGCTGGTGGGCGCTGGCACGGCCGGGGCGGCCCTGCTCGGACTGGGCCTGTACGCACGGGGGTTCTCCCGGCCTGATCCCCGACCGCCCGTTCCCGCACCCCGGTTCGCCGGCCCGTCGCCGCTGTGGACGTACCGCGGTGCGGAACGCGCCGCGCCGGACCGGCTGGGTCCGGGCGCCCGCGCCCCGCTGTTCCCGACCGCCACCGCGGTCGACGTCCTCGACCCGGCCACCGGGGCCCGGCGACTGCGGCTGCCGCTGTCCGCCGACGGGCCGCCGGTGTACGGCAGCGGCCGCAGCTGGCTCCTGGCGCCGACCGCCGAGCGGGTCTTCTCCCTCGCGGACGGCCGGCTCGACAGCCACGACCTGCGCACCGGGCGTCCGGACCGGCCGGTGGAGCTGGCCGGGCTGCTGGGCGGCGGCCGGGTCACCTCGCACAGCCTGCTCGGCACCGACGGCCGCTCGCTGATCTGTACCGCCGCCCTCGCCCCGACGGCGGCGGCCGGGCCGACCGAGGCCCTGTTCGCCGTCGACCCGGCGAGCGGCCGCCTCGTCTGGTCCCGGTCGCGGCGGGAGCAGGAGTCCCTGCTGCTGCGGACGGCGCTGCTGGACGGCAGGCTGTTCGCCCTGGACACCGGCGAGCGCCTGGTCGCCGTCGACACCCGGGACGGACGGACCCTGTGGCGGGCCCCGGCCGGGCCGTCCGTCAGCTGGCTCGCACCGCTGCCGGACCGGATCTGCCTCGGCGTCGACTCCGGCGACCTGCGGGTGCTGGCCGCCCTCGACGGCAGTCCGCTCCCGTCGCCGGTCCGGCCGCCGGAGGCCACCTGGCGCTACCTCCCGCCGATCACCGACGGCCGGGCGCTGTACGCCGTGCGCTCGGACGGCGAGATCGCGGCCCTCTCCCCCGAGGACGGCCGGCTGCTGTGGTCCTGCGCCCTGCCGTACCGGGTCGACCTGCGCTCGGTGCCGCTGGTGGTCGGCCGGGTGCTGTACGTTCCCGGCGGTGCCGACAACGGGGTGACCGCCGTCGACGTCGCGGACGGCCGCATCCTCTGGACGTTCACCGACGGGCTGCCGGGCGTGGACGTGTGGTGGCTGGGCACCGACGGCGAGCGGCTGTTCGCGGGGCACGACTCCGTGCTGCACGCCCTGCCGACGGCCTGA
- a CDS encoding cytochrome bc complex cytochrome b subunit, producing the protein MSDEQHQRPPAGRAGRGAARGLRAADWADGRLGIYTLARSNLRKIFPDHWSFMLGEICLYSFVVIILSGVYLTLFFKPSMAEVVYHGPYAPLDGIRMSEAYASTMKLSFEIRGGLLIRQIHHWAALVFVAAMFVHMMRVFFTGAFRKPREINWVFGFLLLFLGMLDGFFGYSLPDDLLSGTGIRFIEGTLLAVPVAGTYIQMFLFGGEFPGTDIVPRFFTVHVLLVPGIMLGLLVAHLILVFHHKHTQWAGPGKTEKNVVGMPLMPVYLAKAGGFFFLVFGVIAVMSAVASINPIWAYGPYRPDQVSTDAQPDWYMGFAEGLIRVMPGWEVSVPGGHTLNLGILIPFLLFPIVLFALAAYPFVEAWITRDTRERHLLDRPRNAPVRTALGAAWISLYLVLLAGGGNDLFATHLHLSLNAITYAVRTAVFVVPVAFFAVTRRWCLGLQRRDREKVLHGRESGIIKRLPHGEFVEVHTPLTPGELHTLTAHDQHRPAALPAETDGNGVTRRAGAVARTRARLAESYFGEGGRIAKPTAEEYLHLTDSGQAHH; encoded by the coding sequence ATGAGCGACGAGCAGCACCAGCGGCCACCGGCCGGCCGCGCGGGCCGCGGCGCCGCGAGGGGCCTGCGGGCGGCCGACTGGGCCGACGGCCGACTGGGGATCTACACCCTGGCCAGGTCGAACCTGCGCAAGATCTTCCCGGACCACTGGTCCTTCATGCTCGGCGAGATCTGCCTCTACAGCTTCGTCGTCATCATTCTGAGCGGCGTCTACCTGACGCTGTTCTTCAAGCCGAGCATGGCCGAGGTCGTCTACCACGGCCCGTACGCCCCGCTGGACGGCATCCGGATGTCCGAGGCCTACGCCTCGACGATGAAGCTGAGTTTCGAGATCCGCGGCGGCCTGCTGATCCGCCAGATCCACCACTGGGCCGCGCTGGTCTTCGTCGCGGCGATGTTCGTCCACATGATGCGGGTCTTCTTCACCGGGGCGTTCCGCAAGCCGCGCGAGATCAACTGGGTGTTCGGCTTCCTGCTGCTCTTCCTCGGCATGCTGGACGGCTTCTTCGGCTATTCACTCCCCGACGACCTGCTGTCGGGGACCGGTATCCGCTTCATCGAGGGGACGCTGCTCGCGGTGCCGGTGGCGGGCACGTACATCCAGATGTTCCTGTTCGGCGGCGAGTTCCCGGGCACCGACATCGTGCCGCGGTTCTTCACCGTCCACGTGCTGCTCGTCCCCGGCATCATGCTGGGCCTGCTGGTGGCCCACCTGATCCTGGTCTTCCACCACAAGCACACCCAGTGGGCGGGCCCGGGCAAGACCGAGAAGAACGTCGTCGGCATGCCGCTGATGCCGGTCTACCTGGCCAAGGCCGGCGGGTTCTTCTTCCTGGTCTTCGGCGTCATCGCCGTGATGTCGGCGGTCGCGAGCATCAACCCGATCTGGGCGTACGGCCCGTACCGTCCGGACCAGGTCTCCACCGACGCCCAGCCCGACTGGTACATGGGCTTCGCCGAGGGCCTGATCCGGGTGATGCCCGGCTGGGAGGTCTCGGTCCCGGGCGGCCACACCCTGAACCTGGGCATCCTGATCCCGTTCCTGCTCTTCCCGATCGTGCTGTTCGCGCTCGCCGCCTACCCGTTCGTCGAGGCCTGGATCACCCGGGACACCCGCGAGCGGCACCTGCTCGACCGCCCGCGCAACGCCCCCGTCCGCACCGCGCTCGGCGCCGCCTGGATCAGCCTCTACCTGGTCCTGCTGGCCGGCGGCGGCAACGACCTCTTCGCCACCCACCTGCACCTCTCGCTGAACGCCATCACCTACGCCGTCCGCACGGCCGTGTTCGTGGTGCCGGTCGCCTTCTTCGCCGTCACCCGGCGCTGGTGCCTGGGCCTCCAGCGCCGGGACCGCGAGAAGGTGCTGCACGGCCGGGAGAGCGGGATCATCAAGAGGCTGCCGCACGGCGAGTTCGTCGAGGTCCACACGCCGCTCACACCGGGCGAACTGCACACCCTCACCGCACACGACCAGCACCGGCCGGCCGCACTGCCCGCCGAGACCGACGGGAACGGCGTCACCCGCAGGGCCGGCGCCGTCGCCAGGACCCGCGCCAGGCTCGCCGAGAGCTACTTCGGCGAGGGCGGCCGGATCGCCAAGCCCACCGCCGAGGAGTACCTGCACCTCACCGACAGCGGCCAGGCGCACCACTGA
- a CDS encoding SMP-30/gluconolactonase/LRE family protein, which produces MRPEPVDDRISELGEGPVWDARTGTLRWVDIPAGLVLGTDGTALRLPPPACAVLPTTDGWAAVLGDRVVALDGAAETPVPLGGASRCNDAKTDPAGRIWLGTMASEDRPGRGCLYRLDGTRARAVIPGAGISNGLGWSPDGRRMYWIDTPTRRVDVLDFDPADGSVRRRRPLVAVPGGLPDGLCVDAEGALWVALWGGSALHRYTPDGVLDTVLPTGVSHPTSCALGGPDLRTLYITTARRPAGDGAPSPHAGKLHAVRVPVPGLPPTLAVFP; this is translated from the coding sequence TTGAGGCCCGAACCCGTCGACGACCGGATCAGCGAGCTGGGCGAGGGCCCGGTCTGGGACGCCCGCACCGGCACCCTGCGCTGGGTGGACATCCCGGCCGGCCTGGTCCTCGGCACCGACGGCACCGCGCTGCGGCTTCCGCCGCCCGCCTGCGCCGTCCTGCCCACCACCGACGGCTGGGCCGCCGTGCTGGGCGACCGGGTGGTGGCCCTCGACGGCGCGGCCGAGACCCCGGTGCCGCTGGGCGGGGCGAGCCGCTGCAACGACGCCAAGACCGATCCGGCGGGCCGGATCTGGCTCGGCACGATGGCCTCCGAGGACCGGCCCGGACGCGGCTGCCTCTACCGCCTGGACGGGACGCGGGCGCGCGCGGTGATCCCCGGGGCGGGGATCTCCAACGGCCTCGGCTGGAGCCCGGACGGCCGCCGGATGTACTGGATCGACACCCCCACCCGCCGGGTGGACGTGCTGGACTTCGACCCGGCGGACGGCTCCGTCCGCCGCCGCCGCCCGCTGGTCGCCGTCCCCGGAGGCCTGCCGGACGGCCTGTGCGTGGACGCGGAGGGCGCCCTGTGGGTCGCGCTGTGGGGCGGCTCGGCGCTGCACCGTTACACCCCGGACGGCGTGCTGGACACCGTGCTGCCGACCGGGGTCTCGCATCCGACCAGCTGTGCGTTGGGCGGCCCGGACCTGCGCACCCTCTACATCACCACCGCCCGCCGGCCGGCCGGGGACGGCGCTCCCTCCCCGCACGCGGGGAAGTTGCACGCCGTGCGGGTGCCCGTACCCGGTCTGCCGCCGACCCTCGCGGTATTCCCGTGA
- a CDS encoding bifunctional 3,4-dihydroxy-2-butanone-4-phosphate synthase/GTP cyclohydrolase II: protein MSTHQTDDVPVLDPVERAIADIALGRPVIVVDDEDRENEGDIVFAASAATPELMAFTIRYSSGVICVPMTGDELDRLDLPPMTRVNEDRKGTAYTVSVDARDGVSTGISAADRARTVRLLSSAGTEPGDLTRPGHVFPLRAVEGGVLVRPGHTEAAVDLARLAGLAPAGAIAEVVNDDGTMARLPELVVFAREHGLAIISIEDLIAYRRRTELHVDRAAVTALPTEHGEFTAVAYRGTIDGVEHLALVAGGLGADGRLPEGEDVLVRLHSECLTGDVFGSLRCDCGPQLQASLAKVAETGRGVVLYLRGHEGRGIGLAHKLRAYELQEQGRDTVDANLDLGLPADGRDYSIGAQILADLGVRSLTLLTNNPEKQAALTEHGLKVKGRLPLAVRTSEHNLRYLRTKRDRMGHQLPWLDDDNA from the coding sequence ATGAGCACCCATCAGACCGACGACGTCCCGGTGCTCGACCCGGTCGAGCGCGCCATCGCCGACATCGCCCTCGGCCGCCCCGTCATCGTGGTGGACGACGAGGACCGCGAGAACGAGGGCGACATCGTCTTCGCCGCCTCGGCCGCCACCCCCGAGCTGATGGCCTTCACCATCCGCTACAGCTCCGGCGTGATCTGCGTCCCGATGACCGGCGACGAGCTGGACCGCCTCGACCTGCCCCCGATGACCCGGGTCAACGAGGACCGCAAGGGCACCGCCTACACGGTCTCGGTGGACGCCCGGGACGGCGTCTCCACCGGCATCTCCGCCGCCGACCGGGCCCGCACGGTGCGGCTGCTCTCCTCGGCCGGCACCGAGCCCGGCGACCTCACCCGGCCCGGCCACGTCTTCCCGCTGCGCGCCGTCGAGGGCGGTGTGCTGGTCCGCCCGGGCCACACCGAGGCCGCCGTCGACCTGGCCCGGCTGGCCGGCCTCGCCCCGGCCGGCGCCATCGCCGAGGTGGTCAACGACGACGGCACCATGGCCCGGCTGCCCGAGCTGGTGGTCTTCGCCCGCGAGCACGGCCTGGCGATCATCTCGATCGAGGACCTGATCGCCTACCGCCGCCGCACCGAGCTGCACGTGGACCGTGCCGCCGTCACCGCGCTGCCCACCGAGCACGGCGAGTTCACCGCCGTCGCCTACCGCGGCACGATCGACGGCGTGGAGCACCTGGCACTGGTGGCCGGCGGCCTCGGCGCCGACGGCCGCCTGCCCGAGGGCGAGGACGTCCTGGTCCGGCTGCACTCCGAGTGCCTGACCGGTGACGTGTTCGGCTCGCTGCGCTGCGACTGCGGCCCGCAGCTGCAGGCCTCACTGGCGAAGGTCGCCGAGACCGGCCGCGGCGTGGTGCTCTACCTGCGCGGCCACGAGGGCCGGGGCATCGGCCTCGCCCACAAGCTGCGCGCGTACGAGCTCCAGGAGCAGGGCCGCGACACCGTGGACGCCAACCTCGACCTCGGCCTGCCCGCCGACGGCCGGGACTACAGCATCGGCGCGCAGATCCTCGCCGACCTGGGCGTGCGCTCGCTCACCCTGCTCACCAACAACCCGGAGAAGCAGGCCGCGCTCACCGAGCACGGCCTCAAGGTCAAGGGCCGCCTCCCGCTGGCCGTCCGCACCAGCGAGCACAACCTCCGCTACCTGCGGACCAAGCGCGACCGGATGGGCCACCAGCTGCCCTGGCTCGACGACGACAACGCCTGA
- a CDS encoding MSMEG_1061 family FMN-dependent PPOX-type flavoprotein: MTTEPEHRSPVFAALDAAAVRETAGLRELYELPSELVRHKEVDRIHEVARKVIGRSSLVFVASAGADGRCDVTPRGGPPGFVAVLDEFTLALPDATGNRRLDSLHNIVETGRVGLIFVIPGREATLRVNGRACVSSDPRLLEQLTAVGKPPRSAIVVEAEEVYGHCPKAFLRSSAWKPENWLAADAAPSSAEVTLAHLGNPSLTLEQILRAEEESLLHRYE, from the coding sequence GTGACCACCGAACCAGAGCACCGCAGCCCCGTCTTCGCCGCTCTCGACGCCGCCGCCGTGCGGGAGACCGCCGGACTGCGCGAGCTGTACGAACTGCCGAGCGAGCTCGTCCGCCACAAGGAGGTCGACCGGATCCACGAGGTCGCCCGCAAGGTGATCGGCCGGTCCTCGCTGGTCTTCGTGGCGAGCGCGGGCGCGGACGGCCGCTGCGACGTGACACCGCGCGGCGGCCCGCCCGGATTCGTCGCCGTCCTGGACGAGTTCACCCTGGCCCTGCCCGACGCCACCGGCAACCGGCGGCTCGACTCGCTGCACAACATCGTGGAGACCGGCCGGGTCGGCCTGATCTTCGTCATCCCCGGGCGGGAGGCCACCCTGCGGGTCAACGGCCGGGCCTGCGTGTCCAGCGACCCCCGGCTCCTGGAGCAGCTGACCGCCGTCGGCAAGCCGCCGCGCAGCGCCATCGTGGTCGAGGCCGAGGAGGTGTACGGGCACTGCCCGAAGGCCTTCCTGCGCAGCTCCGCCTGGAAGCCGGAGAACTGGCTCGCCGCCGACGCCGCGCCCAGCTCCGCCGAGGTCACCCTCGCGCACCTGGGGAATCCGTCGCTGACCCTGGAGCAGATCCTGCGCGCCGAGGAGGAGTCGCTGCTGCACCGCTACGAGTAG
- a CDS encoding riboflavin synthase, with protein MFTGIIEELGEVVSIEEIGDSSRIRLRGPVVCSDARHGDSIAVNGVCLTVLDRPEQLAEGTGEFSADVMAETLHRSSLGVLKPGSRVNLERAMSLGARLGGHLVQGHVDATGTLLSREPGDLDADGTPRWEVLRFSLPRSITRYLVEKGSITVDGVSLTVVEAALDSFTVSLIPATLELTTLGAKAVGDPVNLEVDVLAKYVERLLDTRTLPAALTPKDAS; from the coding sequence GTGTTCACCGGCATCATCGAAGAGCTCGGCGAGGTCGTCTCCATCGAGGAGATCGGCGATTCCTCGCGAATCCGCCTGCGTGGCCCGGTGGTCTGTTCGGACGCCCGGCACGGCGACTCCATCGCGGTCAACGGCGTCTGCCTGACCGTGCTCGACCGCCCCGAGCAACTGGCCGAGGGCACCGGCGAGTTCAGCGCCGACGTGATGGCCGAGACGCTGCACCGCTCCAGCCTCGGCGTCCTGAAGCCCGGCTCCCGGGTCAACCTGGAGCGCGCCATGTCGCTCGGCGCCAGGCTCGGCGGCCACCTCGTCCAGGGCCATGTGGACGCCACCGGCACCCTGCTCTCCCGCGAGCCCGGCGACCTGGACGCCGACGGCACCCCGCGCTGGGAGGTGCTGCGATTCTCGCTGCCGCGGAGCATCACCCGCTACCTGGTGGAGAAGGGCTCGATCACCGTCGACGGCGTCAGCCTGACCGTGGTCGAGGCCGCCCTCGACTCCTTCACCGTCTCGCTCATCCCGGCCACCCTCGAACTGACCACGCTCGGCGCCAAGGCCGTCGGCGACCCGGTCAACCTGGAGGTGGACGTCCTGGCCAAGTACGTCGAGCGGCTGCTCGACACCCGCACCCTGCCCGCCGCACTCACTCCCAAGGACGCCTCGTGA
- the ribH gene encoding 6,7-dimethyl-8-ribityllumazine synthase: protein MSGHGAPELTLKNCADLRVAVIAAQWHDQVMNGLLDGAHRALKELGIDEPTVVRVPGTFELPVAAKQLAGRGYDAVVALGVVIRGGTPHFDYVCQAATLGLTQVAVDTGVPVGFGVLTCDNEEQAIDRAGLPGSAEDKGHEAVTAAVATAVALRSVSEPWR, encoded by the coding sequence GTGAGCGGCCACGGAGCCCCTGAGCTGACCCTGAAGAACTGCGCCGACCTGCGGGTCGCGGTGATCGCCGCGCAGTGGCACGACCAGGTCATGAACGGCCTTCTGGACGGCGCCCACCGGGCGCTGAAGGAGCTCGGCATCGACGAGCCCACCGTGGTCCGTGTCCCGGGCACCTTCGAGCTGCCGGTCGCCGCCAAGCAGCTGGCCGGCCGCGGCTACGACGCCGTGGTCGCGCTCGGCGTGGTGATCCGCGGCGGCACCCCGCACTTCGACTACGTCTGCCAGGCCGCGACCCTCGGCCTCACCCAGGTCGCCGTGGACACCGGCGTCCCGGTCGGCTTCGGCGTGCTCACCTGCGACAACGAGGAGCAGGCGATCGACCGCGCGGGCCTGCCCGGCTCCGCCGAGGACAAGGGCCACGAGGCGGTCACCGCGGCCGTCGCCACCGCGGTCGCGCTGCGCTCGGTCTCCGAGCCCTGGCGGTGA
- a CDS encoding nicotinamide riboside transporter PnuC, producing the protein MNWLSGTAFTAFGQHVVWADMLGNLLGLGGLALGWRRSVWSWPVQLLSGAVLIAAYLGGDAPNPGLIGKQVIVIAAAAWGWTRWQQGRRSAGEIAVRFATWRERAVLTAALALGTLALAGLYFANPSWSWSPWADAYIFVGTLAAMYAQARGWIEFWFAWIAVDVVGVPLAFNSGYAFSGLTYSIYFVLVLLGLRAWWQRTRTSRPVSVNIPQGATA; encoded by the coding sequence GTGAACTGGCTCAGCGGCACCGCGTTCACCGCCTTCGGCCAGCACGTGGTCTGGGCGGACATGCTCGGCAACCTGCTCGGCCTCGGCGGCCTCGCGCTCGGCTGGCGCCGCTCGGTGTGGAGCTGGCCGGTCCAGCTGCTCTCCGGCGCCGTCCTGATCGCCGCGTACCTCGGCGGTGACGCGCCCAACCCCGGGCTGATCGGCAAGCAGGTGATCGTGATCGCCGCCGCGGCCTGGGGCTGGACGCGCTGGCAGCAGGGCCGGCGGTCGGCCGGCGAGATCGCCGTCCGGTTCGCCACCTGGCGTGAACGGGCCGTCCTCACCGCCGCGCTGGCCCTCGGCACGCTCGCCCTGGCAGGCCTCTACTTCGCCAACCCGAGCTGGTCCTGGAGCCCGTGGGCGGACGCCTACATCTTCGTCGGCACACTGGCCGCGATGTACGCCCAGGCCCGCGGGTGGATCGAGTTCTGGTTCGCCTGGATCGCCGTCGACGTGGTCGGCGTCCCGCTCGCCTTCAACAGCGGCTACGCGTTCTCCGGCCTGACCTACAGCATCTACTTCGTCCTGGTGCTGCTGGGCCTGCGCGCCTGGTGGCAGCGCACCCGCACCTCCCGTCCCGTCAGCGTCAACATCCCTCAGGGAGCCACGGCATGA
- a CDS encoding Type 1 glutamine amidotransferase-like domain-containing protein: MTIVQLIGGGSEPAGFADLYGPFLAAAGPDPVVACVLVDEGEAAEYFAQWTARLRAAGPCRPRLVAVPIGGSPDLTALDGADAVLVGGGLTPAYQAALAGPLADYLAGRPLPYAGFSAGAAIAADRAVVGGWLADGVQLCAEETGEDLDEIEVRPGLGLVDFTVDVHAAQWGTLPRLVEAVARGEAERGVAIDENTALSVSGGEAEVRGLGRVHLVARAAGAVTVRAFRAGERLPL, encoded by the coding sequence ATGACGATTGTTCAGCTGATCGGCGGCGGCAGCGAGCCCGCCGGCTTCGCGGACCTCTACGGGCCGTTCCTCGCGGCGGCCGGGCCCGACCCGGTGGTGGCCTGCGTCCTCGTCGACGAGGGGGAGGCGGCCGAGTACTTCGCGCAGTGGACGGCGCGGCTGCGGGCCGCCGGCCCGTGCCGGCCGCGGCTGGTCGCGGTGCCGATCGGCGGCAGCCCGGACCTGACGGCGCTGGACGGCGCCGACGCGGTCCTGGTCGGCGGCGGGCTGACCCCCGCCTACCAGGCCGCGCTGGCCGGCCCGTTGGCCGACTACCTGGCCGGGCGTCCGCTCCCGTACGCCGGCTTCTCGGCCGGCGCCGCGATCGCCGCCGACCGGGCCGTGGTCGGCGGGTGGCTCGCGGACGGCGTCCAGCTGTGCGCGGAGGAGACCGGCGAGGACCTGGACGAGATCGAGGTCCGCCCGGGCCTCGGCCTGGTGGACTTCACCGTCGACGTGCACGCCGCCCAGTGGGGCACCCTGCCCCGGCTGGTCGAGGCGGTGGCCCGGGGCGAGGCCGAGCGGGGCGTGGCGATCGACGAGAACACCGCGCTCTCGGTGAGCGGCGGCGAGGCCGAGGTGCGCGGGCTGGGCCGGGTCCACCTGGTGGCGCGGGCCGCCGGCGCCGTCACCGTCCGCGCGTTCCGGGCGGGGGAGCGGCTGCCGCTGTGA
- a CDS encoding TetR/AcrR family transcriptional regulator, which yields MDTGERAARQPSRRRDAQRNREALADAAREVFAEQGLDAALDVIARRAGVGNATLYRHFPTREDLIGEVFAGAAAMIVEAGEEALAIEDAWSAIERYFGRIFELVAANQGFNDLVTMAIPTVPVLAEMSAHNAGTVGTLVARAQEQGTMRGDVVSMDLLFLLGPLCRAVPAAAALRPDLWRRYLALQLDGFRSRAEHPLPVPPVGTERLDQAFADLWEA from the coding sequence ATGGACACGGGTGAGCGGGCGGCGCGGCAGCCTTCGCGACGGCGGGACGCGCAGCGCAACCGGGAGGCGCTGGCCGACGCGGCCCGGGAGGTCTTCGCCGAACAGGGGCTGGACGCCGCGCTGGACGTCATCGCCCGCCGTGCCGGAGTCGGCAACGCGACGCTCTACCGGCACTTCCCGACCAGGGAGGACCTGATCGGCGAGGTCTTCGCCGGCGCCGCGGCCATGATCGTCGAGGCGGGCGAGGAGGCGCTGGCGATCGAGGACGCCTGGAGCGCGATCGAGCGCTACTTCGGCCGGATCTTCGAGCTGGTGGCCGCCAACCAGGGCTTCAACGACCTGGTCACGATGGCGATCCCGACCGTCCCGGTGCTCGCCGAGATGAGCGCGCACAACGCCGGCACGGTCGGCACCCTGGTGGCCCGCGCGCAGGAGCAGGGCACGATGCGGGGGGACGTGGTGTCGATGGACCTGCTCTTCCTGCTCGGCCCGCTCTGCCGTGCCGTTCCGGCCGCCGCGGCACTGCGCCCCGATCTGTGGCGCCGCTACCTGGCCCTTCAGCTGGACGGCTTCCGCAGCCGGGCCGAGCACCCGCTGCCCGTGCCGCCGGTCGGCACCGAACGGCTCGACCAGGCCTTCGCCGACCTCTGGGAGGCCTGA
- a CDS encoding phosphoribosyl-ATP diphosphatase: protein MASKTFEELFSELQQKAASGDPSSSRTAQLVQQGVHAIGKKVVEEAAEVWMAAEHESDERTAEEISQLLYHLQVMMVARGLTLDDVYSHL, encoded by the coding sequence ATGGCTTCCAAGACATTCGAGGAGCTCTTCTCCGAGCTCCAGCAGAAGGCCGCCTCCGGCGACCCCTCGTCCTCCCGTACCGCGCAGCTCGTCCAGCAGGGCGTCCATGCGATCGGCAAGAAGGTCGTCGAGGAGGCCGCCGAGGTGTGGATGGCCGCCGAGCACGAGTCCGACGAGCGGACGGCCGAGGAGATCTCCCAGCTCCTCTACCACCTTCAGGTGATGATGGTCGCCCGCGGGTTGACGCTCGACGACGTCTACTCGCACCTCTGA